GCACTCCACTGCCAGCCCCCGATGTTTGCCGCTTCATCGAAATCAATCAACTGCTGTGCAAAATAGGCCATTCCCCAACGCCAATCCACAAGCAAATCCTTTGTCAAAAAAGAAGCAGTAATCATCCGCAGCCGATTGTGCATCCATCCTGTCTCATTCAACTGCTTCATAGCAGCATCCACAATCGGATAGCCCGTCTCCCCTTGACACCAACGGACAAACAAATCCTTCTTGTTTTCCCAAGCGACCTCTTCAAATTGTGGCAGGTAGGCATGGTTAGTCGTGTGCGGATGGAAATAAAGCACCTGCTGATAAAATTCTCTCCAAATGAGCTCTGTAAGAAAAGCTTCAATTGAGGTAACCTGCTCACCCCGCGCGGAAGCAAGCACTTCCTGTACGCGATGATACACCGTTCGTATAGACAGCGTACCAGCGTTTAAGGCAAAAGACAGCCGAGATGTCGCATTCACCCCTGGCATGTCGCGTTTTTCTTTGTACGTATAAATGTCTCTATCTAAAAATTGCTGCAATCGTTTACGTGCGGCTCTCTCCCCGAACTGCTCCATTTCCCACTCGGTGCCCATCGGTCGGTTTCGTCCAAACGCTTCCACAGTAGGAACTGGCTCACTCGGCAACTCCTTCAACCGATCAAATAGAATCCATTCTGTCGGCTGAGGGAATGGCCGGTCTTTGGGAAGCGTCTGCCAAACACGGCGATACGGGGTAAAAACCGCATACGGCGTTCGCTGCTTCGTCATTATTTCCCCAGGCTCATGCAAAACCAAATCCTTGCATGCATGGACAAACACGCCGTGCCTGCTCAACACTTCTGATACGAGCTCGTCTCGCTTGCGAGCGTCTGGCGTATAATCCCGATTGAAAAACAGCTTTTCTGCACCCGTCTCTTGCGCTAATTGACAGAGCACTTGCTGTGGTTCACCGCGGCGAATCAATAGACGACCTCCCAGTTGAACCAAAGCGTCGTCGAGTGCAGCTATTGCGGAAAAATGCGCATGGAGTCGCTTATCCCCTACAGCCGCAGAAAGACAAAGCGAATCCTCCACTATATAAACAGGAATAATCGGATCACCTGTGAGCATGGCTGCGTGCAGAGCAGCATGGTCGTGCAAGCGCAGATCCCGACGGAACCAGACTATGGCAGTCATCGTTTGTCCTCCCGAAAAAATCAGTGCCAGAAAAAGACAAAACCAGGCAGATTGCTCTACCTGGTTGCTCCCATACATTCTGATTATTACAGATTGTATTTGCGTTTGAAACGGTCTACACGGCCGCCTGCATCAACGAATTTTTGTTTTCCTGTGAAGAAAGGATGGCAGTTGGAGCAGATCTCCACTTTCAACGCTTGTTTCACGGAACCGGATTCAAATTCGTTACCGCATGCGCAGCTAACTGTTACTACGTTGTACTTAGGATGAATGTCTTGTTTCATCTCTTCTACACCTCTTTCCGCCCTGAATCGTTTGCCGAAACAGAGTTATATAAACACATATCAGATAGTAGCATGAAACACTGTCGAAATGCAACTGGTTGACCGATTACGCCATGTTTTTCCTACGCTGGAGTTGATCTGGTGGAATATGTGTAAACGAACCGATCACGACATCTGGCAGTTCCTGCTGATAAATTTCAATAGCTTGCTTCATGCCGAATACTTCGCCTTGCGCTTTTGGAATCATCGCCAAGTAGCTCTCTGGATCGATATTCAGATTTCGCAACTGAATCAACTTAATGCCTGTTCTGCGGATGAACTCGATCATTGCTTCCATTTCCTCTTCGCGGTCAAACACGCCAGGGAAGCACAAGTAGTTAATGGACGTATACACACCTTTGGATGCAGCGTACTCAGCAGAACGCGCTACATTTTCCAACGTGTAGTTGCGTGGGCGGTAGTAGGCATTATAGTGTTCGTCAATCGCACTGATAATACTCACGCGCATCAGATCAAGTCCGGCATCGACAATGCCCTTGATATGATCCGTCAAGCCCGCATTCGTATTGATGTTGATAAAGCCCATATCTGTCGTTTCCCTTACTCGACGCATAGCAGGAACAATGATGGAGGCCATCGTAGAAGGCTCACCCTCACAGCCCTGTCCGAAGCTGATGATGCTCTCCGGTGTCTTCAGGTGGTGCAGCATGACTTCCACCAGCTCGTCCTCTGTCGGCTTGAAGTTCATCCGCGTCTGTGGAGAAGGGAATCCACTGTCATCTGGTTGCTCGGAAATACAGCCGTAGCAACCGGCGTTACAGGTATAGGAAACAGGTAAGCTGCCTTCCCAGCGGTTGAAAAAGTTATTGGAGGCCGTCAAGCATTCGTACTCCAACGCACAGTGGGACAAGTGGTTCAAAATGCGGTTTTGCGGAAACGTCTCCAACGTCTTTGCCACTCGCTGGCGCAGCTCATCCATCGGGAAGTTCAATGGGTCCCATTTGTAAATATCGTCACTGGCACGTCCCGTTACCCAGAAACGGTTATCCTTCCAGACGACTGCGGAGTAACCAAACAAAGGCAGCTTGCTTTCCTTGTTCGTTTTCACGTAGCCTGGCAGCAAGAGCCTTGTAATTCCTTGTGGCACAAGTGCACCTACTGCTGTACAACCATCCAACTTGACCATTTCACCTGTGTCAGGGTCCATTCCGATCGGCTCGGTGTCCGGCAAACTGACCAACGTCGATCCTTCCGGGAGCGGGATCAGTTCTTCTTCCAGAATTTCTGTCAATATATCTCCGTTACGAGCCACTGCAAAAAGACCTGGGTGGTCGTATACATTACCTTTTTCATCTGCGTAAACTAAATACATGGGAAAATCGCCTCGCTTCTTTGCTTTGCCCATTGTATCGCATTGAAAAAGTAATGTAAATTGTATAGGGTTACCTGCCAAGATAGGGAAGTGGATTGATTGGCACATCATCCTGTCGTACTTCAAAGTGCAAATGGTAGCCCGTAGAGTTCCCCGTTTGCCCCATGTATCCCAATACCTCACCCGCTTCTACGGTTTGACCTGGTGACACCAGCAGTAGACGCATATGCGCATAAAAGGTTTGCAAACCATCTCCGTGATCTATCACAATCATCCGCCCGTACCCTGACCGATTGGCGCCAGCCTCCACAACAACTCCTGCCCTCGCTGCCAAAATTGGGGTCTTTGATTCCTGTTCATTCCACAAATCCACACCCTTATGTGTTTTTCCCCAACGCGCTCCAAATCCACTTGTAATCGTAGCTTCTCTGACAGGCCAACTTAGACCGCCGCGAATCCTCGTGATAACTTGCCGACTTGCTGCTTGAACCGCACTTCGCTTCTGCTCCGGATCATTGCCCAAC
The window above is part of the Brevibacillus brevis NBRC 100599 genome. Proteins encoded here:
- a CDS encoding cryptochrome/photolyase family protein, which produces MTAIVWFRRDLRLHDHAALHAAMLTGDPIIPVYIVEDSLCLSAAVGDKRLHAHFSAIAALDDALVQLGGRLLIRRGEPQQVLCQLAQETGAEKLFFNRDYTPDARKRDELVSEVLSRHGVFVHACKDLVLHEPGEIMTKQRTPYAVFTPYRRVWQTLPKDRPFPQPTEWILFDRLKELPSEPVPTVEAFGRNRPMGTEWEMEQFGERAARKRLQQFLDRDIYTYKEKRDMPGVNATSRLSFALNAGTLSIRTVYHRVQEVLASARGEQVTSIEAFLTELIWREFYQQVLYFHPHTTNHAYLPQFEEVAWENKKDLFVRWCQGETGYPIVDAAMKQLNETGWMHNRLRMITASFLTKDLLVDWRWGMAYFAQQLIDFDEAANIGGWQWSASTGTDAQPYFRIFNPVTQGEKFDRDGVFVKKYLPVLREVPLQYIHKPWDMPEHIQEQAGCKIGFDYPLPCVDHAQRRKLAMALFQEAKDRHAKTE
- the rpmE gene encoding 50S ribosomal protein L31, with product MKQDIHPKYNVVTVSCACGNEFESGSVKQALKVEICSNCHPFFTGKQKFVDAGGRVDRFKRKYNL
- a CDS encoding radical SAM protein, translated to MYLVYADEKGNVYDHPGLFAVARNGDILTEILEEELIPLPEGSTLVSLPDTEPIGMDPDTGEMVKLDGCTAVGALVPQGITRLLLPGYVKTNKESKLPLFGYSAVVWKDNRFWVTGRASDDIYKWDPLNFPMDELRQRVAKTLETFPQNRILNHLSHCALEYECLTASNNFFNRWEGSLPVSYTCNAGCYGCISEQPDDSGFPSPQTRMNFKPTEDELVEVMLHHLKTPESIISFGQGCEGEPSTMASIIVPAMRRVRETTDMGFININTNAGLTDHIKGIVDAGLDLMRVSIISAIDEHYNAYYRPRNYTLENVARSAEYAASKGVYTSINYLCFPGVFDREEEMEAMIEFIRRTGIKLIQLRNLNIDPESYLAMIPKAQGEVFGMKQAIEIYQQELPDVVIGSFTHIPPDQLQRRKNMA
- a CDS encoding M23 family metallopeptidase; protein product: MEYVQVSAPVESQMEAKQAVVEQALFQAFNPYASLASPAPATKGNSVVYAVRQGDTLSSIAQRYGLSLKNLVEANSITNPHLLSVGMKLIIKRDEVGHMVKQGETLDYIARRYGVSRESLIERNPLLKWLSDNLYVGQVVYVPIAKGNPMLGNDPEQKRSAVQAASRQVITRIRGGLSWPVREATITSGFGARWGKTHKGVDLWNEQESKTPILAARAGVVVEAGANRSGYGRMIVIDHGDGLQTFYAHMRLLLVSPGQTVEAGEVLGYMGQTGNSTGYHLHFEVRQDDVPINPLPYLGR